A window from Telopea speciosissima isolate NSW1024214 ecotype Mountain lineage chromosome 8, Tspe_v1, whole genome shotgun sequence encodes these proteins:
- the LOC122670765 gene encoding cystinosin homolog — MIPVAANDVAFSAHAVLLTAITLFQVLIYDRGNQKLSKTCITITCAVCVSAAVCVFVAVPNHSWLWLISVFNTIQVIMTTIKYIPQVRVTL, encoded by the exons ATGATTCCAGTCGCTGCAAATGATGTGGCTTTCTCAGCACATGCTGTTCTACTGACGGCAATTACTTTGTTTCAAGTTCTCATCTATGAT CGTGGAAATCAAAAGCTCTCAAAGACTTGTATCACAATCACATGTGCTGTCTGTGTTTCTGCTGCAGTCTGTGTGTTTGTAGCGGTGCCAAACCATTCATGGCTTTGGCTAATATCTGTCTTTAA CACAATACAAGTCATCATGACAACCATCAAATACATTCCCCAGGTTAGAGTTACCTTATGA